CCAGTCGGGGGTCCCAGGCCCACCAGGTACCCCAGACCAGGTGCCCCCAGAGCGATCCGGTGCCGATGGCGGCGGCGGTGAGCACGACGCCGATCTCCGCGCCGGCCCGGGCGAACCGGTCCCAGCGCGGGTCGCCGCCGATCAGGTAGGCGAGGCTGGCGGCCAGCACCACGCCGAACGCGGCGTAGGCCACCCAGGCGGCGGGCACGTGCAGGTACATCAGCCGTTGTGCCTGGCCCTGCACCTGGTCCGGGGGCGCCAGCCAGCCGCCGGCCAGTGCCGCCGCCGCGGCCAGCCCGCCGGCGAGCCAGGCGAGGGTGCGGCGCGCGGCGGCCCCTCGGGCGGTGTCCGCGACAAGGTCCAGCGTGGAGGCTGACATGATCTCCCTGTCCGCGCCCGCGCTGGCGCTTGAC
This sequence is a window from Micromonospora sp. NBRC 110009. Protein-coding genes within it:
- the ccsA gene encoding cytochrome c biogenesis protein CcsA, yielding MSASTLDLVADTARGAAARRTLAWLAGGLAAAAALAGGWLAPPDQVQGQAQRLMYLHVPAAWVAYAAFGVVLAASLAYLIGGDPRWDRFARAGAEIGVVLTAAAIGTGSLWGHLVWGTWWAWDPRLVSTALLLLAYAGYLALRRALGEWTGARDDADPRVARPAAIIGVAGFLLVPVVHFSVVWWRSLHQQATVLAPQRPPIDPRLGVALLLAVAAATLAALCVLLHRVVRLERGSATAASPAARRLPARVG